From Cystobacter fuscus DSM 2262:
GCGCCAGCGCGGCTCGAAGACGCCGGTGTTGATCCTCACCGCGCGCGCCGCCCTCAACGACAAGGTGCAGGGACTGGACCTGGGAGCGGACGACTACCTGCTCAAGCCTTTCGAGCCCGCCGAGCTGGAGGCCCGCGTGCGCGCGCTGCTGCGACGCGGGCAGGGACAGCCAGCGCCCGCCCTCACGCTCGGTGGATTGGTGTTCGATCGCTCCACGGGCACCGCCACGCTGCATGGGCGCCCGCTGGAGCTGCGCCGGCGGGAGTGGGCGGTGCTGGAGAGTCTGATGATGCGCGCGGGCAAGGTCGTCACCAAGGAGCGGCTGGGCGCCGAGGTGTTCGGCCATGACGAGCCGGTGGGCCCCAACGCGCTCGAGGTGTACGTGGGGCGGCTGCGCAAGAAGCTCGAGCCCGACGGCCCCACCATCACCACCATCCGTGGCCTCGGCTATCTGATCAACGCCTCGTGAAGACGCCCGGCGAGTCCAGCTCCCTCACCACCCGGCTCGTGGTGGCCATGGCGGGTCCCCTGCTGGCGCTGGCGCTGGTGCTGGGATTGGGAGGCGCCTGGCTGATCCACGGCGTGGTGCAACGCAGCGGGGACCGCATCCTCGCGGGCTCGGTGGGCGCCATCGCGGAGACCGTGGCACTGGAGGACGGGGAGCTGACGCTGGACCTTCCGCCCGCGGCCTTCGGCATGCTGGAGAACAGCGAGCGCGACAACGTCTACTACGCCATCCGGCACGAGGGACGGCTCGTCACCGGCTACCCGGACCTGGCGTTTCCCCCCGAGCCCCCCGAGCGCGACACCGTGGTCTTCCGCGACGACACGTTCCGCGGCCAGCCGGTGCGCGTCGCGGCGGTGAGCCGGAGGATTCCGCGGCTCAAGGAGCCGGTGGTGGTGCAGGTCGCGGAGACGCTCGAGGCGCGGCGGGCGCTCCAGGCGCGCATGGTG
This genomic window contains:
- a CDS encoding response regulator transcription factor, producing the protein MRILIVEDNASLARGLTASFRASGFAVDHVTHGVAALDEERLVPYNLMILDVGLPDLSGFEVLRQLRQRGSKTPVLILTARAALNDKVQGLDLGADDYLLKPFEPAELEARVRALLRRGQGQPAPALTLGGLVFDRSTGTATLHGRPLELRRREWAVLESLMMRAGKVVTKERLGAEVFGHDEPVGPNALEVYVGRLRKKLEPDGPTITTIRGLGYLINAS